In Malassezia vespertilionis chromosome 7, complete sequence, the following proteins share a genomic window:
- the TMS1 gene encoding Membrane protein tms1 (EggNog:ENOG503NW06; COG:S; TransMembrane:9 (o34-54i75-93o99-120i141-165o171-192i204-224o244-262i358-378o410-433i)), with protein MSLTPALVRTVEKYSFHYIRMDCHEQESCFGVFAVHRITFALALFHMILALLLMDVTNTRSKRAAIQNGWWGPKIAAWLFLVVFTFLIPNPFFMFWANYIAPLLAMFFILIGLVLLVDVAHSWSEWCLDQWERHGMDGWMYLLVSSTVGLYASVLGATFVLYHYFAPAGCAANRTFITINLVIAILLTILCVHPRIQEANPRSGLAQSSVVLAYCTYLLTSALMNRDNKQCNPIARGRGETTKSTTVMVGALFTFVAIAYSTTRAATQSQVLVGNTTESVALAPSGYEPVSMAAAITEQPQPKEPLRIQAIRSAIDAGALPASALDEEIHAQDEEEALPPGTVVSAPLNDDERSGTRYNYSFFHIIFAMAVCYMAMLLTDWQTIKIGAPPPNHGQNDSPMVYIGVSPASMWIRIVSSWACALLYSWTLLAPVVMPERFGYV; from the coding sequence ATGAGTTTGACGCCGGCACTGGTACGGACCGTGGAGAAATACTCATTCCATTATATTCGGATGGACTGTCACGAACAGGAATCGTGCTTCGGTGTGTTTGCCGTGCACAGAATCACGTTTGCCCTTGCGCTCTTTCACATGATTCTTGCGCTGTTGCTCATGGATGTGACGAACACGCGGtcgaagcgcgcagcgattcAGAACGGATGGTGGGGTCCCAAGATTGCCGCATGGCTTTTCCTTGTTGTGTTTACCTTCCTCATTCCGAATCCTTTTTTCATGTTCTGGGCCAACTacattgcgccgctgctcgccatGTTTTTCATCCTGATCGGCCTCGTATTACTAGTAGATGTGGCACATTCATGGTCAGAATGGTGTCTTGATCAGTGGGAGCGCCATGGCATGGATGGGTGGATGTATCTGCTCGTCAGTAGCACAGTGGGACTCTACGCCTCTGTCTTAGGTGCGACGTTTGTCTTATACCACTACTTTGCACCTGCTGGGTGTGCAGCGAACCGCACATTCATCACAATCAATCTCGTGATTGCAATCTTGCTCACTATCCTCTGCGTTCATCCACGCATCCAGGAGGCGAATCCACGCAGCGGCCTCGCACAGAGCAGTGTCGTCCTCGCCTACTGTACCTACCTTCTCACTTCTGCACTAATGAATCGCGACAATAAGCAATGCAATCCGATCGCGCGTGGGCGTGGAGAGACGACCAAGTCCACCACGGTCATGGTCGGTGCATTGTTCACGTTTGTCGCAATTGCCTATTCTACGACAAGAGCCGCGACGCAGTCGCAAGTGCTGGTGGGCAATACTACCGAGTCTGTGGCGCTGGCGCCTTCTGGGTACGAGCCAGTATCCATGGCCGCAGCCATCACCGAACAGCCGCAGCCAAAAGAGCCGCTGCGTATCCAGGCAATCCGGTCCGCCATCGACGCAGGCGCTCTGCCGGCatcggcgctggacgaggagaTACATGCACAAGATGAGGAAGAAGCGCTACCTCCAGGTACGGTCgtttctgcgccgctcaacGATGACGAGCGCTCCGGCACGCGCTACAATTATAGCTTTTTTCACATTATCTTTGCCATGGCGGTGTGTTATATGGCAATGCTGCTCACCGACTGGCAAACGATCAAGATCGGCGCACCACCGCCGAATCATGGGCAGAACGACTCTCCGATGGTGTACATTGGCGTCAGCCCTGCATCGATGTGGATCCGTATCGTGAGCAGCTGggcttgtgcgctgctgtACAGCTGGACGTTGCTGGCACCAGTAGTGATGCCAGAGCGGTTTGGGTACGTGTGA
- a CDS encoding uncharacterized protein (COG:A; EggNog:ENOG503Q4ZN), whose protein sequence is MQPSPRYAPPQIPTTPVLNLENPSSQSLQPKDEQLEAMQSTVCNVRTSKDHRSRRGTTCIEAQRINDELVLVESRMQATPCTDFMCSMDLYRNQKLFINGSLTLLELLQHENRRTHARQLPDLHTVLKRTYTSGIDLPLSHLYDMLTHTETMAHEGHAQGQDMYGISPTDVLVEVMECVLCNTYALCACLFEMCTASRVHRACLEWLGDLAYRQLVFLQFVHLAQGERKRGGTDSKAPGARAVLREEYMAWQRTAYYWYGLVACETPNDGHLYVSLAQISDGSDLLALYFFCKSAQVVHRNTDAPALLRTFFSRCLREYRARTEASCSDLAVHLFALLFAPETEQDHPTFEAELDRLCRKLLLVVDNAPHPYAVLETDWLMLSMCCAGAMLQYTEPHASIDVRLLQAYRTSSEDRLSCARNLERVSILIALRTNDNIPYVGGGDGICTQEALDAGLSQPLAHALELTLRLLHVAARLQLRALRSPIQHINAPTAFLILALSFLQVLTLYTEESTAIAAVHTIVRAHLPWNMLLEYALADVFGTSKMTAQEIVAAGSVQLPEDWTLRGVSWNAWSPLDKHRTGSADTSTAKANAESSSVTPLSSELTDKPHDPFLFTTETHMFADMAAISRYHYSFQSASYLTAFVQDPSLQRLFGARHARLIMVLAMLRGQLAPTETYQESCPMDVQH, encoded by the coding sequence ATGCAGCCTTCGCCGCGGTACGCACCGCCCCAAATTCCTACGACCCCCGTTTTAAACCTTGAGAACCCCTCATCGCAGTCTTTACAGCCCAAAGATGAACAGCTCgaggcgatgcagagcacTGTGTGCAATGTGCGTACTTCAAAAGATcatcgctcgcgccgcgggACGACGTGCATAGAAGCACAGCGGATCAACGACGAGCTTGTCTTGGTCGAAAGCAGGATGCAGGCCACGCCGTGCACCGACTTTATGTGCAGCATGGACCTGTACCGTAACCAGAAGTTGTTTATAAATGGATCCCTTACCTTGCTCGAACTGCTACAACACGAAAATcgacgcacgcacgctcggcagcTCCCGGATTTGCACACCGTGCTGAAGCGCACCTATACCTCGGGCATTGATCTCCCACTTAGCCACTTGTACGATATGCTTACCCATACCGAGACTATGGCACATGAAGGGCACGCACAGGGGCAGGATATGTACGGGATATCGCCAACGGATGTGCTTGTTGAAGTCATGGAGTGCGTGCTCTGCAACACCTACGCGCTGTGTGCCTGCCTTTTTGAAATGTGCACCGCGTCCCGTGTACATCGCGCATGCCTCGAGTGGCTCGGTGACCTGGCCTACCGCCAGCTTGTCTTTCTCCAATTTGTCCACCTCGCACAAGGAGAGCGCAAGCGAGGTGGCACTGATAGCAAAGCGCcgggcgcacgcgccgtgcttcGAGAAGAATACATGGCTTGGCAGCGGACGGCATACTACTGGTACGGACTGGTGGCATGCGAAACGCCGAATGATGGGCACTTGTATGTGTCCCTCGCACAGATCAGCGATGGGTCCGATTTATTGGCGCTCTACTTTTTCTGCAAAAGCGCCCAGGTAGTGCATCGCAACACagatgcgcctgcattgCTCCGTACTTTCttttcgcgctgcttgcgcgagTACAGAGCGCGGACCGAGGCATCGTGCTCCGATCTGGCAGTGCACCTGTTTGCGCTTTTGTTCGCGCCAGAGACTGAGCAAGATCATCCTACGTTTGAAGCCGAACTTGATCGTCTCTGCCGGAAGCTCTTGCTGGTAGTGGATAATGCCCCGCATCCGTACGCAGTCCTGGAAACGGACTGGCTCATGCTGAGCATGTGCTGTGCGGGCGCAATGCTCCAGTACACAGAGCCGCACGCTTCCATCGACGTGCGTCTCTTGCAAGCGTACAGAACCAGCTCGGAGGACAGGCTGTCTTGCGCACGGAACCTCGAGCGCGTTTCAATACTCATTGCTCTGCGCACAAATGACAATATACCCTACGTTGGAGGCGGCGATGGCATCTGCACTCAAGAGGCTCTCGATGCAGGGCTCTCGCAGCcgcttgcacacgcactCGAGCTCACTTTGCGACTATTGCACGTCGCTGCAAGGCTGCAGCTCCGTGCTCTGCGCAGTCCGATTCAACACATCAACGCCCCAACCGCGTTCCTCATCCTTGCTCTGTCATTTTTACAGGTCCTTACGCTGTATACGGAGGAGAGTACGGCCATTGCTGCAGTGCATACCATTGTTCGTGCGCATCTGCCCTGGAATATGCTGCTTGAGTACGCGCTTGCAGATGTGTTTGGAACGAGCAAAATGACCGCACAAGAAATTGTCGCTGCTGGAAGTGTGCAGCTGCCCGAGGATTGGACACTGCGTGGGGTCAGCTGGAACGCTTGGTCCCCGCTGGATAAACATAGGACTGGGTCTGCGGACACGTCTACCGCCAAGGCGAACGCAGAATCTTCGTCTGTCACACCGCTTTCTTCCGAGTTGACAGACAAGCCCCACGACCCGTTCTTGTTTACTACAGAAACACACATGTTCGCGGACATGGCTGCGATCTCGCGGTATCACTACTCATTTCAAAGCGCATCGTATCTCACTGCTTTTGTGCAAGACCCTAGCCTACAGCGCctgtttggcgcgcgccatgcgcggcttATTATGGTCCTGGCAATGCTCCGTGGCCAACTGGCGCCTACCGAAACATATCAGGAGTCTTGTCCTATGGACGTACAGCATTAA
- the FOL1 gene encoding trifunctional dihydropteroate synthetase (BUSCO:EOG09260LJ8; EggNog:ENOG503NUR7; COG:H) — protein MLRYSARQGSASITGHGSRAAMSLARACEAVRPVHFRDTVSVRNLRVRMRVGLDGWNRAVPQPVNITVHLKTDVAQAGKSDALPQSLNYGQVYRALESHGAKHAYNDMGALARGIARVCIDECKAPWAEVYVALPRALLNAEHAGVSLVRGALQDAAQYDQLHIAAMEVDAILGLNPWEREARQRVVVHIACWHCMDVPVRYKALAESVGAFIAQSSFQTVESLVTGIAEIATLQCGFEKVAVRAEKPRAIMHADSASVEIVRDRAFFGAAPLRACDTWHSVAIALGANLGDRLANLQGALDRLAAHPDIQLIDTSFLYETKPMYYVDQPLFLNGACRILTTLSPHELLRVTQAIEVDVGRCKDNVPRNGPRAVDLDLLLYDDAHVQDGEHLLIPHPRIQERAFALHPLRDIWPHAEHPVLQRSIEQLLGTLLHTETYHPLEFSRVLPLGSGHLWRWGEKTLVMGILNVTPNSFSDSGAHFQLEDAMHSARAMVREGADILDVGGASTAPRAENVSPEEEAERVLPLIRQLVDDPHTCNTPISIDTFHASVAARALDAGAALVNDISGGMRDPAMLPLIAERKCPYILMHMRGDQHTMSALANYQDVGGEVCAELGERLAAALRAGIPRWNIILDPGIGFAKNTHSNLALIRSLTTINGPGGARGGLDALHNVPTQPKDTVDIAAPQCSLLRFPMLLGPSRKRFLAELIHEKDADIKGRVFATMAVCAVGIGTGSVDIIRVHDVRAGVDTARTTDAIARPAVCYSKDTP, from the coding sequence ATGCTGCGCtactcggcgcgccaaggtAGTGCTTCCATTACAGGGCACGGCTCGCGTGCTGCCATGTcacttgcgcgtgcgtgtgaAGCGGTGCGTCCGGTACATTTTCGCGATACAGTATCGGTGCGCAACCTGCGTGTGCGCATGCGAGTCGGCCTTGACGGCTGGAACCGTGCAGTTCCACAGCCCGTCAACATTACGGTGCATCTCAAAACAGACGTGGCGCAAGCGGGAAagagcgatgcgcttccACAGAGCCTTAACTACGGACAGGTATATCGCGCGCTTGAGTCGCACGGTGCGAAACATGCGTACAACGACATGggtgctttggcgcgcggcattgcgcggGTGTGCATAGACGAgtgcaaagcgccgtgGGCCGAGGTGTATGTTGCACTTCCTCGAGCGCTGCTGAATGCAGAGCATGCGGGTGTGTCTTTGGTTcgtggtgcgctgcaggacgcggcgcagtaTGACCAGCTGCATATTGCTGCCATGGAAGTCGACGCAATCCTCGGCCTTAATCCCTgggagcgcgaagcgcgccaaaggGTTGTGGTGCATATTGCTTGTTGGCATTGCATGGATGTGCCTGTGCGGTATAAGGCGCTTGCTGAGAGTGTCGGTGCATTTATCGCGCAATCGAGCTTCCAGACGGTCGAGAGTTTGGTTACCGGCATTGCTGAGattgcgacgctgcagtGCGGATTCGAAAAGGTTGCCGTACGTGCAGAGAAGCCCAGGGCGATTATGCATGCCGATAGCGCGAGCGTTGAAATCGTGCGCGATCGTGCATtctttggcgccgcgccgcttcgaGCGTGCGATACGTGGCACAGCGTCGCAattgcgctcggcgcaaacCTCGGCGATCGCCTTGCCAATTTGCAGGGCGCACTAGAccgccttgcggcgcatccagaCATCCAGTTAATCGACACGAGTTTTCTGTACGAGACAAAACCGATGTACTATGTGGATCAGCCGTTATTCCTGaacggcgcttgccgtaTCCTTACCACGCTCTCTCCGCACGAACTCTTGCGTGTTACGCAGGCGATTGAAGTGGATGTAGGACGGTGCAAAGATAATGTGCCACGCAAcgggccgcgcgcggtcGATCTTGATCTTTTACTGTACGACGACGCGCACGTCCAAGACGGCGAGCACCTCCTTATTCCCCACCCCCGCATCCAGGagcgcgcttttgcgctACATCCACTGCGCGATATTTGGCCGCATGCCGAGCACCCTGTCTTGCAGCGAAGTATCGAGCAGCTCTTGGGTACACTTCTCCATACCGAAACGTACCACCCGCTTGAGTTTTCGCGCGTACTTCCACTTGGGAGTGGGCATTTGTGGCGCTGGGGAGAAAAGACGCTGGTCATGGGCATTCTGAACGTCACGCCAAACTCTTTTTCCGATTCTGGTGCACATTTCCAGCTCGAGGACGCGATGCATTCTGCACGGGCTATGGTGCGCGAAGGTGCGGACATATTGGACGTTGGCGGTGCAAGCACTGCACCGCGAGCAGAAAATGTTTCGCCCGAGGAAGAGGCCGAGCGTGTACTACCGCTGATCCGCCAACTTGTGGACGATCCCCATACGTGCAATACCCCCATTTCCATCGATACGTTTCAtgcaagcgtcgcggcgcgcgcactcgATGCGGGCGCTGCATTGGTCAATGACATCAGTGGCGGCATGCGCGACCCAGCAATGCTGCCGCTCATTGCAGAGCGCAAGTGTCCCTACATCCTCATGCATATGCGCGGCGATCAGCACACCATGTCAGCGCTCGCAAACTATCAGGACGTCGGTGGCGAGGTGTGTGCAGAGCTTGGCGAACGactcgctgctgcgctccgcgcaGGCATTCCACGCTGGAACATTATCCTTGACCCGGGCATTGGGTTTGCGAAGAACACGCACAGCAATCTCGCGCTTATCCGCAGTTTAACCACAATCAATGGGCCCGGCGGCGCCCGCGGCGGCTTGGATGCTTTGCACAATGTACCGACACAGCCGAAAGACACGGTGGACATTGCTGCGCCCCAGTGTTCGCTGCTACGCTTTCCCATGCTGCTGGGTCCAAGCCGCAAGCGGTTTCTCGCGGAGCTGATCCACGAAAAAGACGCAGATATAAAAGGGCGCGTGTTTGCGACCATGGCTGTGTGTGCCGTTGGGATCGGTACGGGGTCTGTCGATATCATACGTGTGCACGACGTGCGTGCCGGCGTGGACACGGCGCGAACAACGGACGCAATTGCGCGGCCTGCAGTGTGCTATTCCAAGGACACTCCATAG